In Paenibacillus kyungheensis, the following are encoded in one genomic region:
- a CDS encoding histidine kinase, giving the protein MSTFRRKTPEELLQMITKLKQGRLKVYIGAVSGSGKTYHMLRDGQMLRHEGIDVVICAVSTLQRPETMQQLGDLERIPSIHWIKEDKQGQTWEQKDLNLEKIIERNPEVVLVDHLAHMNRPEAEHRTRWEDIRYLLEHGISVMVTVNVYELEGSAQLAQQYIGREVECTVPSDTLHQADEVRLIDVTPEVILQRYSAGLLDNSSDRAFFERGNLAVLRELALRTVAEGVGGTLEKHRAEQGLTGPTGTAERIMVSVQYHWNGSIYIRRGQQIARRLSGDLLVVSFQNKARKLNREEETFKRSIRELSTQVGGVFEEVAMISKRRLPRQVVRYAKEHQVTRIVLGHSRQNRWQEWINRSVINGVLLMTRDIDIFLMADRAEQEGERILPAKTTKLPAIKKEDSYRRLPSEEIARQIDHIRRGTFKVYVGAAPGVGKTYTMLREGNELRRQGIDVVIGLLETHGRQETADQAASLPLLSRQIIKYGDHHLEELDVEQIIARNPEVVLVDELAHTNVPGSRNSKRYEDITELLAAGISVISTVNIQHLESLNDAVEQITGIRVRETVPDSILHLADEVELIDVTPQTLRQRLQEGKIYASSKVEQALSNFFKMGNLIALRELALREVADDVDERLESWERKDSLRGPWQREEIIFVGVKLDHEAERLIRRGFRIAYRLKAKLIVSYIHIGSEFSLAGAIADKADKLHHLTVRLGGEFEIQYQPLRQRLAQSIVEEAQSHHATQMILGQTSTPPWKRWGRDSLLKKVLRHARNMDILVVADRES; this is encoded by the coding sequence ATGAGTACTTTTCGCCGCAAAACACCTGAAGAATTGTTACAAATGATCACCAAATTAAAGCAAGGACGTTTGAAGGTATATATCGGAGCCGTAAGTGGCTCCGGTAAAACGTACCATATGTTACGTGATGGTCAGATGCTTCGTCATGAAGGAATAGATGTTGTGATATGTGCAGTATCTACATTACAGCGTCCGGAAACGATGCAACAATTAGGCGATCTAGAACGCATTCCAAGTATTCATTGGATCAAAGAAGATAAGCAAGGACAGACATGGGAACAAAAAGATTTGAATCTGGAAAAAATTATTGAGCGCAATCCAGAAGTGGTATTAGTGGATCATCTGGCTCATATGAATCGACCTGAAGCAGAGCATCGGACACGGTGGGAAGATATTCGTTATTTATTAGAACATGGAATTAGTGTGATGGTTACCGTCAATGTCTATGAGCTGGAAGGTTCTGCTCAATTGGCACAACAGTATATAGGTCGTGAAGTCGAATGTACTGTACCGTCAGATACACTACATCAAGCAGACGAAGTTCGCTTAATCGATGTTACCCCAGAAGTCATTTTGCAACGGTATTCTGCTGGTCTTTTGGATAACAGCAGTGATCGTGCTTTTTTTGAACGTGGAAATCTAGCAGTACTGCGTGAATTGGCATTACGTACTGTTGCTGAAGGGGTCGGTGGAACACTGGAAAAGCATCGTGCAGAACAGGGACTGACCGGCCCGACAGGAACAGCAGAGCGTATTATGGTGTCTGTACAATATCACTGGAATGGATCGATTTATATTCGGCGTGGGCAACAGATTGCCCGTCGTTTGAGTGGAGATTTGTTAGTGGTTTCTTTTCAAAATAAAGCACGCAAACTCAATCGTGAAGAAGAGACATTCAAGCGTTCGATTCGTGAGTTATCTACGCAAGTCGGAGGGGTATTTGAAGAAGTTGCAATGATCTCCAAACGAAGACTGCCAAGACAGGTGGTTCGTTATGCCAAAGAGCATCAGGTTACACGCATTGTATTAGGACATTCACGTCAAAATCGCTGGCAAGAATGGATCAATCGCTCTGTTATTAATGGAGTCTTGTTAATGACACGTGATATTGATATTTTTTTGATGGCAGATCGTGCCGAGCAAGAAGGCGAACGTATTTTACCTGCTAAAACAACCAAATTACCTGCTATCAAAAAAGAAGATTCGTATCGCCGTTTACCTTCAGAAGAAATCGCCCGTCAAATCGATCATATTCGGCGCGGAACATTCAAAGTCTATGTAGGCGCTGCACCAGGGGTCGGCAAAACATATACTATGTTACGTGAAGGCAATGAATTACGTCGGCAAGGGATCGATGTAGTGATCGGATTACTTGAAACGCATGGACGGCAGGAGACCGCAGACCAAGCAGCATCTTTGCCTTTACTTTCCAGACAAATTATCAAATATGGTGATCATCATTTAGAAGAGTTAGATGTGGAGCAAATCATTGCACGCAATCCAGAAGTGGTGTTAGTGGATGAACTTGCTCATACGAATGTGCCAGGTAGTCGTAATAGCAAACGGTATGAAGATATTACAGAATTGCTAGCAGCAGGCATTTCCGTCATTTCTACTGTTAATATTCAACATCTAGAAAGTTTGAACGATGCTGTTGAACAAATCACAGGGATTCGTGTACGGGAGACGGTACCGGATTCGATTTTGCATTTGGCAGATGAAGTGGAGTTAATCGATGTAACACCACAGACGTTACGCCAGCGATTACAAGAAGGCAAAATCTATGCGTCATCCAAAGTCGAACAAGCACTGAGTAACTTTTTTAAAATGGGAAATCTGATTGCTTTGCGTGAATTGGCATTGCGAGAAGTAGCCGATGATGTAGATGAACGATTAGAATCGTGGGAACGCAAAGATTCATTACGTGGACCGTGGCAAAGAGAAGAAATTATTTTTGTAGGTGTCAAATTAGATCATGAAGCAGAGCGTCTTATTCGGCGAGGATTCCGTATTGCTTATCGGCTCAAAGCCAAATTGATTGTGTCGTATATTCATATCGGTAGCGAATTTTCGCTGGCAGGCGCTATAGCGGATAAAGCAGATAAATTACACCATTTAACAGTACGTCTAGGTGGAGAATTTGAGATTCAATATCAACCGCTACGTCAACGTCTAGCACAATCTATCGTAGAAGAAGCACAATCTCATCATGCAACACAGATGATTCTTGGACAGACAAGTACCCCACCTTGGAAAAGATGGGGCAGAGATTCATTATTAAAAAAAGTATTACGACATGCACGCAATATGGATATTCTGGTGGTAGCCGATCGAGAAAGTTAG
- the kdpC gene encoding potassium-transporting ATPase subunit KdpC, with the protein MKTVWITLRTSVILFLLCCVVYQLAVTGIAQAFMSKQADGSLIYNSNNQVVGSALVGQAFTEPQYFQGRISSIDYNANGSGSPNFAPSNPELLKRLQESVSTWQKQNPDVPVSSLPVDLITNSGSGLDPDISPESATAQIPRISNLTGVSTDQLQTLVQQNTMSRQLGIFGEPAVNVLKLNMALQQELSKS; encoded by the coding sequence AGCGTTATTTTATTTCTGCTCTGTTGTGTTGTCTATCAATTAGCAGTAACAGGAATTGCGCAAGCATTTATGTCCAAGCAAGCGGATGGCAGTCTTATTTATAATAGTAACAATCAAGTGGTGGGTTCAGCATTGGTCGGACAAGCATTTACTGAACCTCAATATTTTCAAGGACGGATATCAAGTATAGATTACAATGCAAATGGATCAGGATCGCCGAACTTTGCACCGTCTAATCCAGAATTACTGAAACGTCTCCAAGAATCTGTCAGCACATGGCAAAAGCAAAATCCAGATGTTCCGGTATCTTCATTACCTGTTGATCTGATTACCAATTCAGGGTCAGGACTAGATCCTGATATCAGCCCTGAATCAGCGACTGCTCAGATACCAAGAATCAGTAATCTAACTGGGGTGTCCACAGATCAGCTCCAAACATTAGTTCAACAAAATACGATGTCCAGACAGTTGGGGATATTCGGCGAACCTGCTGTTAATGTACTAAAACTGAATATGGCTCTTCAACAAGAGTTGTCTAAATCATGA
- a CDS encoding DUF3219 family protein has product MTIRSTETIPVYLDTLQLNASQFRYEQVSHSIQDKTHHLIAFDFVITGNQEYHDVTSHLYGQTFDVKVPSHDLHFKGSIHNYSTSVPKLATEEDTVNVHLELIEIQE; this is encoded by the coding sequence ATGACTATTCGTTCTACAGAAACGATTCCTGTCTATTTAGACACTTTGCAATTGAACGCTTCGCAGTTTCGATATGAGCAAGTGAGTCATTCTATTCAAGATAAGACCCACCATCTGATCGCTTTTGATTTTGTAATTACGGGTAATCAAGAGTATCATGATGTGACTTCACATTTATACGGACAGACGTTTGATGTTAAAGTGCCTTCTCACGATCTTCATTTCAAAGGAAGTATTCATAACTATTCGACTTCTGTACCTAAGCTTGCAACAGAAGAAGATACGGTTAATGTGCATTTGGAACTGATCGAGATTCAAGAATAA
- a CDS encoding DUF4097 family beta strand repeat-containing protein: MKTRTKKRVVIGLICIIAGIIGLSANNLGLGGKPDSIVHKQMWELPVGQLKTLHINSAYDVQVDFVASTNGKDTVQFEGKLDRPILKQLQQTTIQNDTLQLSLEEVTSGFNFFHFDITPAIQHITVALTDPAQLQQFTMDVSSAHTTLKNVEATNIQLQTSSGDVKAYDLKGTTQLSTSSGDIRLEHWQGSTLQLSSGSGEIYAQRLDGDVTTTASSGDIEIQQLGGEGHINSQSGDILITLQKGARNVEASAQSGDIEIHTNHQFEGSYEAHTNSGDVEVPPNSTNSPYTIKANTSSGDIEIE; the protein is encoded by the coding sequence ATGAAAACAAGAACCAAAAAACGTGTCGTTATTGGTCTTATCTGTATTATCGCTGGTATTATTGGCTTAAGCGCTAATAATCTAGGTTTAGGTGGTAAACCAGATTCAATCGTACATAAACAGATGTGGGAATTGCCTGTAGGTCAATTGAAAACATTACATATTAACTCGGCTTATGATGTTCAGGTGGATTTTGTAGCAAGTACAAATGGTAAAGATACCGTTCAATTTGAAGGTAAGCTGGATCGCCCGATTTTGAAACAATTACAACAGACTACTATTCAGAATGATACGTTACAACTTTCTTTAGAAGAAGTAACTTCTGGATTTAACTTTTTTCACTTTGATATTACACCTGCTATTCAACATATCACTGTGGCTTTAACCGATCCGGCTCAATTACAACAATTTACTATGGACGTATCTTCTGCTCATACGACACTCAAAAATGTAGAAGCTACTAATATACAACTCCAGACCAGTTCAGGTGATGTGAAAGCTTATGATTTAAAAGGAACAACTCAATTAAGTACGTCCTCTGGCGATATTCGCTTAGAACACTGGCAAGGTTCTACTTTGCAACTGTCATCAGGTTCTGGTGAAATTTATGCACAACGCTTAGATGGAGATGTAACGACTACAGCCAGCTCAGGCGATATTGAAATTCAACAATTAGGTGGCGAAGGGCATATCAATTCACAATCTGGTGATATATTGATCACTCTGCAAAAAGGAGCACGCAATGTAGAAGCTTCTGCTCAATCGGGTGATATTGAGATTCATACCAATCATCAATTTGAAGGTTCCTATGAAGCACATACCAATTCAGGTGATGTTGAAGTTCCACCGAATAGCACTAACAGCCCCTATACGATCAAAGCAAATACTTCGTCTGGTGATATTGAGATCGAGTAA
- a CDS encoding family 10 glycosylhydrolase, with protein sequence MKKLTYSLSAALLALTIIPWQASTASAEEAVAPVTPFTTEITVQTEANFTNAATVDTFIKQAVRNHVSVINMTVKQDSDVNGSSGYAFYNSELVKEATGFTEFDALADVIEEAHQYGIKVNAVVPQFQDKAAIDKNSSWQMRTINDKGRFSAYTGNNGSTYYVNPFEPDVQTYERSIIKEVVTNYNVDGVVLSGLDFDTDRVDMNNSTRNAFQSDNGFDPDTIDFTKSNSNKLNTWNTWKAEQLAAYVQNVNEDIATIKPDLALGVFTVSPTLTGTSQDISLFKDSVDFILPIADFQTLGYSADWVYSNNGILKATEAKLATTTPNAKTTTEEKTAITVIPSLNIELNTADVQNIYNGMRTNTPTVTSVNYAVKGQWTDAMFSNVGVRNTY encoded by the coding sequence ATGAAAAAACTTACTTATTCTTTATCTGCTGCTTTATTAGCTCTTACAATTATCCCTTGGCAAGCATCTACAGCTAGTGCTGAAGAAGCTGTCGCTCCTGTGACTCCTTTTACAACTGAAATTACTGTACAAACTGAAGCTAACTTCACAAATGCAGCAACAGTTGATACTTTTATCAAACAAGCAGTACGTAACCATGTATCTGTAATCAATATGACTGTCAAACAAGATAGTGATGTTAATGGATCATCTGGTTATGCTTTCTATAACAGCGAATTAGTTAAAGAAGCTACTGGTTTTACTGAATTTGATGCACTGGCTGATGTGATTGAAGAAGCTCACCAATACGGCATCAAAGTCAATGCTGTTGTACCACAGTTCCAGGATAAAGCAGCTATTGATAAAAACTCATCTTGGCAAATGCGTACGATCAATGATAAAGGTAGATTTTCAGCTTACACTGGTAATAACGGAAGTACGTACTATGTAAATCCTTTTGAGCCAGATGTGCAAACCTATGAACGTTCGATTATTAAAGAAGTTGTGACTAATTACAATGTAGATGGTGTAGTATTAAGCGGTTTAGATTTTGATACGGATCGTGTTGATATGAACAATTCTACTCGTAATGCTTTCCAATCTGATAATGGATTTGATCCAGATACGATTGATTTTACCAAAAGCAATAGTAACAAATTAAATACTTGGAATACTTGGAAAGCAGAACAATTAGCAGCTTATGTACAAAATGTTAATGAAGATATTGCAACGATCAAACCTGATCTAGCACTTGGTGTATTCACTGTTTCTCCTACATTAACAGGTACAAGCCAAGATATTTCATTATTCAAAGATAGTGTAGACTTTATTCTTCCTATCGCTGATTTTCAAACTTTAGGTTACTCTGCGGATTGGGTATACAGCAACAACGGTATCCTCAAAGCAACAGAAGCTAAATTAGCAACAACAACACCAAATGCTAAAACAACTACTGAAGAAAAAACAGCAATAACAGTGATTCCTTCATTAAATATTGAATTAAATACAGCTGATGTACAAAATATCTACAATGGTATGCGTACAAACACTCCAACTGTTACTTCTGTCAACTATGCAGTAAAAGGTCAATGGACTGACGCTATGTTCAGTAATGTTGGTGTTCGTAATACGTACTAA